The genomic interval CGTTCGTGCGTCAGGGCAACGCGGCTGCTAATCAGATGTACGATGTGACATCGCAGTTGGACGACGGCATCCGCATGTGTAAGTTTGTTCTAGATAAGCTATGGACGATTTTGTTAACCCCCCTTAGTGCAATTCCAAGTCCACCTGCAGAATGGCACGATGTATCTCTGCCACACCAACTGTGACCTGCTCAACGTCGGCACACTGGCGGCCTATCTCGAAACAGTCGGTATGTGGTTGAGCCAGAACCCCTACGATGTAGTCACGTTCCTCATGGGCAATTTCGATTACGTGCTTCCCGGCAACATCACCGAAGTGATCGAGGCCTCGCCTCTGAAAAACTACATCTATACTCCGCCTCAGATCCCCATGGGTCTGGATGACTGGCCGACATTGAGTGAGATGATCATCACGGGCAAACGCGCGGTGTTTTTCTTAGACTACGGAGCCAAGCCGAAGGAGTACCCGTGGCTCATGGATGAGTTCTCGCAGATGTGGGAGACGCCCTTTTCGCCGACGAACCGCAACTTCCCCTGCACGGAACAGCGACCCCCGGGTCTTTCGCATGAGGATGCAGAGAAGCGCATGTACATGGCGAATCACAATCTCAACCTCGAGCTCAACTTTGGCGGTCTGAGCATGCTCATTCCCAATCTTGCCGACATGGATGAGACCAATGCCGTCTCGGGATTCGGCAGTCTGGGCTGGATGGCCGAGAACTGTACCAGTAAGTTTTCCCTCATTCCTTTTCGACATGACTTCATCTAACCCATTTCGCAGAGGATTGGAACCGCCCGCCCAATTTCCTTCTGGTGGACTACTACAACTATGGTAACTTCAACGGCTCGGTGTTTGAAGtcgcggccgagatgaacAACGTCACCTATAACCGCAAATGCTGCGGCATGAAATCTGCTGCTTCGCAAGGAGTGTCTGTCGCCAGCATTACGTccatgctggtggtggttgcAACTGTACAGCTTCTGATGAGTGTGTTTTAAATGAGACGACCTAGATGAACATAATATTGTGActtatttttttttcggCATGACGGCGCTTGGGATTCGTGATTTCGTTCTATCGTATCCAATTAACAACAACACTGAGCCTTTCTACCTATTGTTATTATTGTACACTCCTACTTGATAAAACTAAGTTACAAGGCACTGGATCCGCGGCCAACAGAAGGGGAGACGGTTGCAGATTAGTCATCCGCCACTTTCATCTTATCAGCACGTGACCTCAATCCCCAAGCCGGCTAGCGCGAGGCACAGATGAACCGCGGGAGTCAGGCACATCGCACCTCAGCGCTTCTTCAACCCTCACCACTCAATTCCTCAATTCCAACCCCCCCTCCTTCGAACAGGGAGACGGAAAAGCAAAAATGGTCGACATCGTCCCCCTCTCCTCCTACCCCTCCTACATCGACCTCCTCCCCGCCATCCAAACCTGCAACATCACCAACCTGCCCGAGAACTACTTCCTGAAATATTACCTCTACCATGCGCTCACCTGGCCGCAGCTGAgcttcgtcgccgtcgtGCGCCCGCGCGGCGGCTACAAGACCGCGACCGCGGGCGGCCCGGGCGCCGCGGGCGATGTCTCGGGCCAATACCCCAAGGTCGTGGGGTATGTTCtggccaagatggaggaggagcccTCGGATGGCGTGCAGCATGGGCACATTACGAGTCTGAGTGTTATGCGGACACATCGGAGGTTGGGGATTGCGGAGCGGTTGATGCGAATGAGTCGTATGTgcttcctcttttctttccttgctttcttttccagTGGTGTTATAGTCCTACTCTGTTTTCTATCAATTGGGACACAACGGCGGTGGTATGTGCAATTTGGAACACAACAAGACTGACCCGCAAACCCCCACACAGAACGAGCAATGTCCGAATCCCACCGCGCGCACTACGTCTCCCTGCACGTACGCATGTCCAACACCGCCGCACTACGCCTGTACCGAGACACGCTGGGTTTCGAAGTTgagaagatcgagagcaAGTACTACGCAGACGGGGAGGACGCGTATGCAATGCATCTGAAT from Penicillium psychrofluorescens genome assembly, chromosome: 5 carries:
- a CDS encoding uncharacterized protein (ID:PFLUO_007726-T1.cds;~source:funannotate); protein product: MRLPLLVLALLAGVAMAADDTTTTTSSESVFTSDGSVVTMTPTSVPVPSGEYITYGSTIMVSNDTSIVLSGDATATAATGNATVVTQTSDGVTVLVGGHGTTTLGNGTANATATASSSPSASPVQNTRPCNDYPEFCNRKYSNITMVTAHNSPFVRQGNAAANQMYDVTSQLDDGIRMLQFQVHLQNGTMYLCHTNCDLLNVGTLAAYLETVGMWLSQNPYDVVTFLMGNFDYVLPGNITEVIEASPLKNYIYTPPQIPMGLDDWPTLSEMIITGKRAVFFLDYGAKPKEYPWLMDEFSQMWETPFSPTNRNFPCTEQRPPGLSHEDAEKRMYMANHNLNLELNFGGLSMLIPNLADMDETNAVSGFGSLGWMAENCTKDWNRPPNFLLVDYYNYGNFNGSVFEVAAEMNNVTYNRKCCGMKSAASQGVSVASITSMLVVVATVQLLMSVF
- a CDS encoding uncharacterized protein (ID:PFLUO_007727-T1.cds;~source:funannotate) — encoded protein: MVDIVPLSSYPSYIDLLPAIQTCNITNLPENYFLKYYLYHALTWPQLSFVAVVRPRGGYKTATAGGPGAAGDVSGQYPKVVGYVLAKMEEEPSDGVQHGHITSLSVMRTHRRLGIAERLMRMSQRAMSESHRAHYVSLHVRMSNTAALRLYRDTLGFEVEKIESKYYADGEDAYAMHLNLQDQWLDWKAIEKKDRERAKAEKKKKGENAEEEEEEDDQDEGDEVGELGKKDAEKMIRVKVGRGLGVGDLVEKNEAQAQS